From a single Populus trichocarpa isolate Nisqually-1 chromosome 17, P.trichocarpa_v4.1, whole genome shotgun sequence genomic region:
- the LOC7496600 gene encoding putative disease resistance RPP13-like protein 1 isoform X3, with translation MQKVQECFDLKAWVYVSQEFDAVRIVVDILKNIGSFRGVTMDANELQKELKKRLTRKKLLLVLDEVWKADDQHAQWNFLVTALESAAKGSKIIITTREMSPTVASVLPSVTPFNLKEISDADCWALFLEHAFCGEESQARLSFDINFRSKVLGRCGGIPLRAKMIGNHLRCKPDLYWEEISSRWDLQPVIIPATMKLRYYRFPSNLKQCFVYCSLFPKDHSFKRETIVLLWLANGFLGGDKGKKEVGYGYFQKLVAYSFFQQKNDDTSAFVMNDLVHSWAKFLRGDFSVSLDDGDSHIFSKARHLWCGSKRGYEDLKNLVGDGFHSFRTILPPSNESFWGDVNDEKLKAFNRLRVLSLSNINQLPDVFCWLKHLRHLEISGESIKSLPETLCMTFTLQTLILRQCPNLAELPANIVKLTELCHLDIRETGLQQTPPQMGKLTELETLTDFFVGQQNGCRIDELGELRYLLGELRIWNLQNVSHGLNASEANLKGKDLKKLELRWSGRRDTDDSLTEEDVLEALWPSAKVEDLSIIGYGGKNLPGWVGHTSFEKMVDLRLSGCKYCVSLPSLGQLESLKTLLIEDFYNLEYVGDEFYGSPTTEGNPFQSLESLTFERMLQWREWKSKGRAFRSLQVLCIRKCPSLTTLPSDLPSLVELEIAKCKLVGPPSGWSPAPISKIILANDFHKVQLEKLSSDSQSLTVDSFHAFDFIRQEIEEWGYACSTLQKIDITRYPLEFFPLNLFPQLKQLEISRCPKLKSLCGPEELLGDSMSTESFCSGCPTLETLALSNCSNFESLFCSLPSLVNLKIVSCGKLQSLPGMDFSASSEPLAGNSNWNSEACMYPELKILSLERCSNFESLFCSLPSLVNLKIVACGKLQSFPGMDFSASLEPLAGNSNWNSEVCEYPNLKLLSLEHCSNLKTVHCLLPSLENLELYNCGQLEPFLGMGLSSSFGLSSPSKLKSLVIRGCRKLLAGCDKWGMGRFPSLSTLSLDYSDEVECSLKQRTFLPAPFTFLSICDLPNLTSLELQGFTFLYGLELEDCPKLQSLSEGSLPYDLFSLHIRSCPLMEQRCQQDTGEDWPKISHVPNIKIGYHNFNVKSRRL, from the exons ATGCAAAAG GTACAGGAGTGCTTTGATCTGAAAGCATGGGTCTACGTCTCGCAAGAATTTGATGCTGTCAGGATAGTAGTAGATATTCTGAAGAATATTGGTTCATTCAGAGGTGTTACCATGGATGCAAATGAGCTTCAAAAGGAGCTTAAGAAAAGATTGACAAGAAAGAAATTATTGCTTGTATTAGATGAAGTTTGGAAGGCAGATGATCAGCATGCTCAATGGAATTTCTTAGTCACAGCTTTGGAATCTGCAGCAAAGGGGAGCAAGATCATCATTACAACACGAGAGATGAGTCCTACTGTAGCATCAGTCCTGCCATCTGTTACACCTTTTAATTTGAAGGAAATAAGCGATGCTGATTGCTGGGCCTTGTTTTTAGAACATGCTTTTTGTGGTGAAGAAAGCCAGGCTCGTTTGTCATTTGATATAAATTTCCGTTCGAAAGTATTGGGAAGGTGCGGTGGCATACCTCTACGTGCAAAAATGATTGGGAATCACCTTCGGTGCAAACCAGATTTGTACTGGGAGGAAATATCGAGTAGGTGGGATCTTCAACCGGTCATTATTCCTGCTACTATGAAATTAAGGTATTATAGATTTCCTTCAAATCTTAAACAATGCTTTGTTTACTGCTCACTCTTTCCTAAGGATCATTCATTTAAAAGGGAGACAATTGTACTTTTATGGCTGGCTAATGGTTTTCTAGGAGGGGATAAGGGGAAGAAAGAAGTAGGATACGGGTACTTTCAAAAACTTGTAGCCTActctttttttcaacaaaaaaatgacGATACATCAGCCTTTGTTATGAATGACCTGGTACACAGTTGGGCGAAATTTTTACGTGGAGATTTTTCTGTCAGTTTGGATGATGGTGATTCACATATTTTTAGCAAAGCTCGTCACTTATGGTGTGGTAGCAAAAGGGGATATGAAGACCTAAAGAATCTTGTGGGCGATGGATTTCACAGTTTCCGTACCATTTTGCCACCATCAAATGAGTCCTTTTGGGGAGATGTTAATGATGAGAAACTCAAGGCATTCAATCGCCTACGGGTATTGTCTTTGTCTAACATAAATCAGTTGCCTGATGTATTTTGCTGGCTGAAACACCTACGACATCTTGAAATCTCTGGAGAATCAATAAAAAGTTTACCTGAAACTTTGTGTATGACGTTCACTTTGCAAACATTAATCTTGCGCCAGTGCCCAAATCTAGCTGAGTTACCAGCCAACATTGTGAAGTTAACTGAACTGTGTCATCTTGATATTAGAGAAACAGGATTGCAACAGACGCCACCACAAATGGGCAAACTAACAGAGCTTGAAACGTTGACTGATTTTTTTGTGGGACAACAAAATGGGTGCAGAATTGATGAGCTAGGAGAGCTTAGATATCTACTGGGAGAACTTCGTATTTGGAACCTTCAAAATGTTTCTCATGGTCTAAATGCTTCTGAAGCCAATTTGAAGGGCAAGGATCTTAAGAAGTTAGAGTTAAGATGGAGTGGCAGGAGGGATACTGACGATTCTTTAACTGAAGAAGATGTACTTGAAGCATTGTGGCCTAGTGCAAAAGTGGAAGATCTTTCTATAATCGGTTACGGAGGTAAAAACCTTCCAGGATGGGTAGGACACACTTCTTTCGAAAAAATGGTCGATCTGAGGCTTAGTGGATGTAAATACTGTGTCTCTTTACCATCTCTTGGTCAGTTAGAATCTCTAAAAACGCTGTTGATTGAAGACTTTTATAATCTAGAGTATGTTGGTGATGAGTTCTATGGAAGTCCCACCACCGAAGGGAATCCATTCCAATCCCTTGAAAGCCTAACTTTTGAGAGGATGCTACAATGGCGTGAATGGAAATCTAAAGGCAGAGCTTTCAGAAGCCTTCAAGTGCTTTGCATCAGAAAGTGTCCAAGCCTAACAACACTGCCCAGCGACCTTCCTTCTTTAGTGGAGCTTGAGATTGCAAAGTGTAAGCTTGTGGGTCCACCTTCTGGCTGGTCTCCTGCACCCATCAGTAAAATAATTCTCGCTAATGATTTTCATAAGGTGCAATTAGAGAAATTGTCTTCTGACTCGCAAAGTCTCACAGTCGATTCATTCCATGCCTTCGATTTTATACGTCAGGAAATTGAAGAGTGGGGTTATGCTTGCTCTACTTTACAAAAAATTGACATCACTCGCTATCCCCTCGAGTTCTTCCCACTAAATCTTTTCCCCCAGTTAAAGCAACTTGAGATCAGCAGGTGTCCAAAGCTCAAATCCCTTTGTGGACCAGAGGAACTTCTTGGTGATTCCATGTCTACCGAATCCTTTTGCAGTGGCTGTCCGACTTTGGAAACCCTTGCATTATCAAATTGCTCAAATTTTGAATCATTGTTTTGCTCCCTCCCTTCCCTTGTGAATCTAAAAATAGTTTCTTGTGGGAAACTTCAGTCATTGCCTGGGATGGATTTCTCCGCTTCATCAGAACCGCTTGCTGGCAACAGTAATTGGAATTCGGAAGCCTGCATGTACCCAGAATTGAAAATTCTTTCACTAGAACGTTGCTCAAATTTTGAATCATTGTTCTGCTCCCTACCTTCCCTAGTGAATCTAAAAATAGTTGCTTGTGGGAAACTTCAGTCATTTCCTGGGATGGATTTCTCCGCTTCATTAGAACCGCTTGCTGGCAACAGTAATTGGAATTCGGAAGTCTGCGAGTACCCCAATTTGAAACTTCTTTCACTGGAACATTGTTCAAATTTGAAAACAGTGCATTGCCTCCTCCCTTCTCTTGAGAATCTGGAATTATATAATTGTGGTCAACTTGAGCCATTTCTCGGAATGGGCTTGTCTTCATCTTTTGGATTGAGTTCGCCTTCCAAATTAAAATCACTAGTGATCCGAGGATGCAGAAAACTCCTTGCTGGCTGCGACAAATGGGGTATGGGTAGATTCCCTTCTCTTTCAACCTTATCATTAGATTACAGTGATGAAGTGGAATGCTCCCTCAAGCAACGTACGTTCCTCCCCGCGCCGTTCACATTTCTTTCAATCTGTGATCTTCCAAATCTGACGTCTCTGGAACTTCAAGGGTTCACGTTCCTTTATGGACTCGAACTCGAAGACTGCCCTAAGCTCCAATCCTTGTCAGAAGGCAGCCTGCCTTATGATCTCTTCTCTCTGCACATCAGGTCATGTCCCTTGATGGAACAGAGGTGTCAACAGGATACAGGGGAAGACTGGCCCAAGATATCTCATGTCCCCAATATAAAGATTGGTTACCACAATTTCAATGTGAAGAGCAGGAGATTGTAA